From a single Candoia aspera isolate rCanAsp1 chromosome 10, rCanAsp1.hap2, whole genome shotgun sequence genomic region:
- the LOC134503426 gene encoding interferon-inducible GTPase 5-like — MALETSQSSAPGSPDCGDVSVVFVGKSGVGKSALLNAVRGMTEVDVRSAPVGSLVKSETPIMYPDPSHPNLLLWELSMDGKGQHTDLWTEEANLLVLVTDNRFEDSHTRLALKAQKAGKKVYFARTKADLELHTLKRLMGECYNRSEVLLALQRVCAESLGTLPFRKPFIFLISAFEPYALDCPQLREDLLKDVHQYERVLKPTHLSFEPISEQEIAEIQEAYELGGLSEVVTRIQCSLEAIWNSQLDIAVTGESGAGKSTFVNALRGMSDEEEGAAKTGVTETTMQPTPYPYPGHANVTLWDLPGMGTPNFQADGYLEAVKFSHYDFFIILATERFKENHVRLAKAIVRQGKQFYFVRTKVDNDLEAVRRKKNPPTEAEVLELIRNDCQNKFSEAGLGSAKVFLLSSFEINKFDFQAFEETMEQELPAHKRQAFLLSLPNISTVIIEKKKKILQQEVWKVALISSLVAAVPLPGLAFTCDVSILLRKLTTYRQDFGLDAASLSRLADRSGKPMEVLRAEVHSSLGRSINMDVVIKLLGKATGTGLMVANLFVHQIPIYGALASGGISFHTTYSMLNQCLEELAADSRHVFMKAFESAV; from the exons ATGGCCTTGGAGACCTCTCAGAGCTCTGCTCCGGGTTCGCCAGATTGCGGGGACGTTTCTGTCGTCTTTGTGGGGAAATCCGGGGTGGGCAAATCGGCTCTCCTTAATGCCGTGCGAGGGATGACGGAAGTTGATGTTAGATCAGCTCCTGTGGGGAGCCTGGTGAAATCTGAGACACCCATCATGTACCCTGACCCATCTCACCCTAATTTACTGCTGTGGGAACTGTCGATGGATGGCAAGGGACAACACACAGATTTATGGACGGAGGAGGCCAACCTGCTTGTCTTGGTAACCGATAACAGGTTTGAAGATTCCCACACCCGCCTGGCTCTGAAGGCCCAGAAGGCGGGCAAGAAGGTCTATTTCGCTCGGACCAAGGCTGATCTGGAACTTCACACTCTTAAACGGTTGATGGGGGAGTGTTACAATCGATCTGAAGTCCTCCTGGCCCTCCAGAGGGTCTGTGCTGAATCCCTGGGGACCCTCCCTTTCAGGAAACCCTTTATATTCCTGATCTCGGCTTTTGAGCCTTATGCCCTCGACTGCCCCCAGCTGCGAGAAGATTTGCTGAAGGATGTCCACCAGTACGAGAG GGTGCTAAAGCCCACCCACTTGAGCTTTGAACCCATCAGTGAACAAGAGATTGCCGAGATCCAGGAAGCCTACGAACTGGGAGGCCTCTCTGAGGTGGTGACCCGAATCCAGTGCAGTTTGGAAGCGATCTGGAACAGCCAGCTTGATATTGCGGTCACAGGAGAATCAGGTGCTGGAAAATCCACATTTGTTAATGCCTTGAGGGGTATGAGTGATGAAGAGGAAGGGGCTGCCAAAACAGGTGTGACAGAGACCACAATGCAGCCCACGCCATATCCTTATCCTGGGCATGCCAATGTCACCCTGTGGGATCTCCCTGGTATGGGAACTCCCAACTTCCAGGCTGATGGGTACTTAGAAGCTGTGAAGTTTTCccattatgatttttttatcaTTCTGGCTACTGAACGATTTAAGGAAAACCATGTTCGGTTGGCCAAAGCCATTGTCCGGCAGGGAAAGCAGTTCTACTTTGTACGCACCAAGGTAGACAATGATTTGGAGGCCGTGCGGAGAAAGAAGAATCCGCCCACCGAAGCAGAAGTTCTGGAGTTGATCAGAAATGACTGCCAGAACAAGTTTTCCGAGGCTGGGCTGGGCAGTGCCAAGGTGTTCCTTCTCAGCAGTTTTGAAATCAACAAGTTTGACTTCCAGGCTTTTGAGGAAaccatggagcaagaattgccagccCATAAGCGCCaggcttttctcttgtctctgCCCAATATCTCCACGGTGATcatagagaagaagaagaagatcctTCAACAGGAGGTCTGGAAGGTGGCTTTGATTTCTAGCTTGGTAGCTGCTGTCCCTTTGCCGGGCCTGGCCTTCACCTGCGACGTTTCAATTTTGCTGAGGAAGTTGACCACTTACCGGCAGGACTTTGGCCTCGATGCAGCATCTTTGTCCCGACTGGCGGATCGTTCTGGGAAACCCATGGAGGTCCTGAGAGCAGAAGTGCACAGTTCTCTGGGCCGTAGCATTAACATGGACGTGGTGATCAAGTTGCTGGGAAAGGCCACGGGCACAGGCCTGATGGTGGCCAACCTTTTCGTCCACCAGATCCCGATTTATGGAGCACTGGCCTCTGGGGGTATTTCTTTTCACACCACTTACTCCATGTTGAACCAGTGCCTGGAAGAGCTGGCTGCTGACTCCCGACACGTTTTTATGAAAGCCTTTGAAAGTGCCGTCTGA